In Reichenbachiella agarivorans, one genomic interval encodes:
- a CDS encoding APC family permease: MKELVTRKAGFGTLPVFFTAISTILGAVMFLRFGYAVGSVGFFGTVAIILIGHLVTVPTAMAIAEIATNQKVEGGGEYYIISRSFGINIGAAIGIALYLSQGISVAFYIIAFAESFDPIIAWLADNHGIVIYDKRLISIPALALLSVLMLTKGANLGMKALYGVVVTLFVSLLMFFMGGTDYATEVESFDVLGHVTSNSGFFVVFAIIFPAFTGMTAGVGLSGDLKDPKKSIPMGTLAATLIGMVIYVFIAYKLTFNASPGDLVNDPLIMAKIALWSPIIYIGLAAATISSALGSIMVAPRTLQALAGDKIFPASGINDFLSKGKKGSNEPVNATLITVGIALFFVAMGDIDSVAKVISMFFMVTYGAICMISFFQHFAADPSYRPAFRSKWYISLLGALMCLFLVFKMDAAYAFFSMLIMVLIYLGLSRFNLEKSGMANIFQGVIFQLIRQIQVFIQKADKDDQNWRPSVICISGDSFERPTAFELMRWISHRYGFGTYLHFIRGYFSKETHALSKSELERLIRVADISGSNVYVDTMVSPSYTSAIAQCLQLPSVSGKDNNMILFEFSKRNPVNLADIMENYSIVRTSGFDTCILASSDRGLEIKSEIHIWITPSDFNNSNLMILLGYVILGHPQWKKAEIKISTIVPQESVEAEKEELLELIKSGRLPISAHNVNIIEREETRSNKELINQYSKDADLTIVGFRSEAMKQMGEELFQGFDEVGDVLFVNSTHSKIIK; this comes from the coding sequence ATGAAAGAATTGGTCACACGCAAAGCTGGTTTTGGGACATTGCCAGTGTTTTTTACAGCTATATCCACGATTTTGGGTGCGGTGATGTTTTTACGCTTTGGCTATGCGGTGGGCAGTGTAGGTTTCTTTGGGACGGTAGCCATCATCTTGATCGGTCATCTGGTGACCGTGCCTACAGCAATGGCAATAGCCGAGATCGCTACCAATCAAAAAGTAGAAGGCGGAGGAGAATACTACATTATTTCCCGTTCGTTTGGGATCAATATAGGTGCTGCGATTGGGATAGCACTGTACCTGTCTCAGGGTATCAGTGTGGCTTTTTATATCATCGCTTTTGCAGAATCTTTTGATCCTATCATAGCTTGGTTGGCGGACAATCATGGCATAGTCATCTATGACAAACGACTGATCAGCATACCAGCCCTGGCACTGCTGAGTGTATTGATGCTCACCAAGGGAGCCAACCTGGGGATGAAAGCACTGTACGGCGTAGTGGTCACGCTGTTTGTGTCGTTGTTGATGTTTTTTATGGGAGGGACAGATTATGCTACAGAAGTGGAGAGTTTTGATGTCCTAGGGCATGTCACTTCCAACAGTGGTTTCTTTGTGGTGTTTGCGATTATCTTTCCAGCATTTACAGGGATGACGGCAGGAGTAGGCTTGTCTGGAGACCTCAAGGACCCTAAAAAATCCATCCCTATGGGTACATTGGCCGCTACCCTTATCGGGATGGTGATCTACGTCTTCATCGCCTACAAACTGACCTTCAATGCCAGCCCAGGAGATTTGGTAAACGATCCGTTGATCATGGCCAAAATAGCACTCTGGAGTCCAATTATCTACATTGGTTTGGCAGCAGCGACTATTTCTTCTGCGCTGGGTTCGATCATGGTGGCACCTCGTACATTGCAGGCATTGGCCGGGGACAAAATTTTTCCAGCCTCTGGCATCAACGACTTTCTATCCAAGGGAAAAAAGGGAAGTAATGAACCTGTCAACGCTACTTTGATTACCGTAGGAATTGCCTTGTTTTTTGTGGCGATGGGAGATATTGACTCGGTTGCCAAGGTGATCTCGATGTTTTTTATGGTGACGTACGGGGCGATTTGCATGATTTCATTTTTTCAGCATTTTGCCGCTGATCCCTCTTATCGTCCTGCCTTTAGATCCAAATGGTACATTTCTCTATTGGGAGCACTGATGTGTCTTTTCTTGGTGTTCAAGATGGATGCAGCCTATGCGTTTTTCTCTATGTTGATCATGGTGTTGATCTATTTGGGTCTTTCCCGATTCAACCTGGAGAAATCAGGGATGGCCAATATTTTTCAAGGAGTGATTTTTCAATTGATCCGCCAGATACAGGTTTTCATCCAAAAGGCAGACAAAGACGATCAAAACTGGAGACCTTCTGTGATTTGTATCTCGGGAGACTCGTTTGAGCGACCCACTGCCTTTGAGTTGATGCGCTGGATTTCGCATCGCTATGGTTTTGGTACCTACCTGCATTTCATCAGGGGTTATTTTTCTAAAGAGACCCATGCACTATCCAAAAGTGAGCTGGAGCGTCTGATCCGAGTAGCAGATATCTCAGGGAGCAATGTCTACGTGGATACGATGGTGTCGCCGTCCTATACTTCTGCGATTGCCCAATGCCTGCAACTACCTAGTGTATCTGGCAAGGACAACAACATGATTTTGTTTGAATTTTCCAAACGCAATCCAGTGAACCTGGCAGACATCATGGAGAACTACTCGATTGTGAGAACTTCTGGATTTGATACTTGCATTTTGGCTAGCAGTGATCGAGGATTGGAGATCAAGTCCGAGATACATATTTGGATCACACCCTCTGATTTCAACAATTCCAACCTGATGATCCTTTTGGGCTATGTGATTTTGGGACATCCCCAATGGAAAAAGGCGGAGATCAAAATCTCCACCATCGTACCACAGGAAAGTGTGGAGGCAGAGAAGGAAGAATTGCTCGAATTGATCAAATCAGGGAGACTCCCCATCTCCGCCCACAATGTCAACATCATCGAGCGAGAAGAGACACGCAGCAACAAAGAACTGATCAATCAGTATTCCAAGGATGCAGATTTGACCATCGTAGGTTTCAGATCAGAGGCCATGAAACAAATGGGGGAAGAGTTATTTCAGGGTTTTGACGAAGTGGGTGATGTGCTTTTCGTCAACTCCACTCATTCTAAAATTATTAAATAG
- a CDS encoding metallophosphoesterase family protein, whose amino-acid sequence MRIGLISDTHGFLDPKVFDYFKDVDQIWHAGDVGTAALIEELGAFKPILGVYGNIDGQDVRQLFPEDQRFVCEGVRVWITHIGGKAPSYNPRVRPLIQKWKPDLFICGHSHILTVMHDPKNKGVLFMNPGAAGRHGFHKERTLLRFSINQGKISDLEVVKLGSRARVD is encoded by the coding sequence ATGCGCATAGGACTCATTTCGGATACACATGGTTTTTTGGATCCAAAGGTTTTTGACTACTTCAAAGACGTGGATCAAATCTGGCATGCGGGAGATGTGGGTACGGCTGCATTGATAGAGGAGCTGGGAGCTTTCAAACCCATATTGGGTGTGTATGGCAACATTGATGGGCAGGATGTACGTCAGCTCTTTCCTGAGGATCAGCGCTTTGTCTGCGAGGGGGTCAGGGTTTGGATCACGCACATAGGTGGCAAGGCGCCTAGTTACAACCCAAGGGTTCGTCCATTGATCCAAAAGTGGAAGCCTGACTTATTCATCTGTGGGCATTCACATATCCTCACGGTGATGCACGATCCCAAAAACAAAGGAGTACTGTTCATGAATCCTGGAGCAGCGGGTAGACATGGGTTTCACAAGGAGCGGACACTGTTGCGCTTTTCCATTAACCAAGGAAAAATATCCGACCTAGAGGTAGTCAAGCTAGGCAGTCGTGCCAGAGTGGATTGA